Below is a genomic region from Rhodothermales bacterium.
CGAGATGACAAGAAAGGGCTTTGCCACAAGTCAATAAATCATCATGACGCGTTCAGTGATCGGTTCTTTCGCTATCGTTCTCGTTGGATGGCTGGTTTGCCTGTCTGCTCAATCCGTTGCAGGCGCAAACGTGGTCAACGACTCGACTTCAACGATTGGCATTGACGAGCCGCAACCCTCTCAAGCGAAGTGGTCGACGTCGGCCGTCCACGTGTTCTCCCGATTCTCTTCAGGTCGTCCCGCGTGGCGCACGGACGCGGTTGCCGTTAGACGCCATGTTCCACGCCGATCAACATACGCCGTGGAGCTCGGCCTGGTCGGACGCCATGGCGAAGACGATCCGTTCATCGCACTGGATATGTACCGGAATTTCGGATCCCATACCTACGGTAATCTGCGACTTGGCGTGTCGCCTGGAGCCAGGGTTATACCTCGATCAGATATCTTCCTTGAGGTCTTTCATGGTCCCGGAAACGGCTGGGAATTCTCGGCCGGCTACAGGAGAGCCGACTATGTCAATTCCGGAGCGAATACCTGGCTCGTGGGAGCAGGCAAGTACATCGGCAACTGGTATCTGCGGGCGAGGCAAAGTGCGACGCAGGTTGGCGGTTCGATGGGCTACGCCATACTGGGGACCGTACGGCGTTACTTCGGTGCGTCAGATGAGTTTGTCGGTCTCACAGTTGCCAAGGGTCGCGAAATCGTTGCGTTTCCCGGGACGACGAGCATCGAAGCGCGCAATTCCTTCTCCG
It encodes:
- the yaiO gene encoding YaiO family outer membrane beta-barrel protein, giving the protein MTRSVIGSFAIVLVGWLVCLSAQSVAGANVVNDSTSTIGIDEPQPSQAKWSTSAVHVFSRFSSGRPAWRTDAVAVRRHVPRRSTYAVELGLVGRHGEDDPFIALDMYRNFGSHTYGNLRLGVSPGARVIPRSDIFLEVFHGPGNGWEFSAGYRRADYVNSGANTWLVGAGKYIGNWYLRARQSATQVGGSMGYAILGTVRRYFGASDEFVGLTVAKGREIVAFPGTTSIEARNSFSGSIFYQRSIGRGAGIRVGLEGVDDGDLSRWGVTTGVLWNW